A window of Pseudomonas mucidolens contains these coding sequences:
- a CDS encoding fimbrial protein, whose translation MKKILVALAASAAVVSTFSVSAADGTINFTGSISNQTCTIEGSTGTTAKTVAMERVAASSMAAVGQAAGRKDFTLALTGCTGSSALVRFEQGATVDAATGNLINQTADGSNVQIQILNENLVPINLQTNANSLSTAITDEAASMKFYAQYIAATAAATAGQVTSSVQFSMDYN comes from the coding sequence ATGAAAAAAATTCTTGTCGCCCTCGCTGCCAGTGCAGCCGTAGTAAGCACTTTCAGTGTCTCTGCTGCTGACGGCACCATCAATTTCACTGGTTCGATCAGCAACCAGACCTGTACCATTGAAGGCAGCACTGGCACCACCGCCAAAACCGTGGCCATGGAGCGTGTAGCTGCTTCGTCTATGGCTGCCGTAGGCCAGGCTGCCGGCCGCAAAGATTTCACCCTGGCGCTCACTGGGTGTACAGGCTCCAGCGCACTGGTGCGTTTTGAACAAGGCGCCACGGTTGACGCGGCCACCGGTAACTTGATCAACCAGACTGCTGATGGTTCTAACGTTCAGATCCAAATCCTGAATGAAAACTTGGTTCCGATCAACTTGCAGACCAACGCAAACTCTCTGTCGACTGCTATCACTGATGAAGCGGCCAGCATGAAATTCTACGCTCAGTACATTGCTGCGACGGCCGCTGCTACAGCCGGTCAGGTAACTTCGAGCGTGCAGTTCTCGATGGACTACAACTGA
- a CDS encoding molecular chaperone, producing MTPITRYFALVIGVILMGILPGIAQAAIVVQGARVVFSEKSHEVAVRINNTSAAPVLLQSWVDDGQATVSPEDLHVPFIVAPAVSRVDPSSAAVLRISVMQPQLPNDRESLFWLNVLETPPRSPGDETVLQFFSARVSRCFIDPCHCMQMQPIPVKGSPGS from the coding sequence ATGACGCCGATAACGCGTTATTTCGCTCTCGTCATCGGCGTTATACTCATGGGTATTCTGCCCGGTATTGCCCAAGCTGCAATCGTGGTGCAGGGTGCTCGGGTAGTTTTTTCGGAAAAAAGCCATGAGGTCGCCGTCAGAATCAATAATACTAGTGCTGCCCCGGTGTTGCTTCAAAGTTGGGTGGATGATGGGCAGGCGACGGTTTCGCCAGAAGATCTACACGTGCCATTTATCGTTGCGCCAGCGGTCAGTCGTGTCGATCCATCTAGTGCAGCAGTTCTTCGCATCAGTGTAATGCAGCCTCAACTACCGAACGATCGCGAGTCGTTGTTCTGGCTTAATGTACTGGAGACACCTCCTCGCAGTCCCGGTGATGAAACGGTGCTGCAGTTTTTTTCCGCACGCGTATCACGCTGTTTTATCGACCCCTGTCACTGCATGCAAATGCAGCCGATCCCGGTGAAAGGCTCACCTGGAAGCTAA
- a CDS encoding fimbria/pilus outer membrane usher protein, with product MFELSLLRTWIKAQRPRSCMLLMATLTPCVVLADDDEQVDFNPSFMTDSQGRLMDVSAFKNGNPLTPGTYRTDIYLNGKWQGREPLIITKERAGAAAHFCFKLDDLKRWGLNLDSLPNQEMLASLLNDIGCVELSRLAPDIHVDVDMSELRADLTISQAYLKRISRGYVDPQNWDSGVNAAFVNYNSNLYQSEAQGVASTQSYVGLNTGINVDEWRLRHNGSYSYNRSARSASQSGYTSNSSYVQRDLTGLKSQMTLGQYYTPGELFDSVPFSGVQVSSDDRMLPDSMRGFAPPVRGVADTNAKVTIRQGESILYETTVAPGPFVIDDLYSTGYSGDLSVTVTEADGRVRSFVVPFASVAQLLRPGTSRFSLTAGKYRDEFLSKTPDFIQGTYQLGVSDKWSAYTGSIIAERYMAVQGGAAWSTPWGAMALDVTESQASDLAKTQANTNTTMRGRSYRLTYSKLLDATQTNFTVAAYRFSSEGYLNFSDYAQLQSGDSASGYRQRSRFQINVNQPLGSGRGSVYFTGSAQNYWNTEQRSNVTYQAGYNNGYNWGSFNLSASRTRDYQGAFDTQYLVGFNIPFGRTRSNYVSTTMRYADNGNSNTQVNLGGSAGDDNRLNYNVYGSADKNAGASTTSAGSTVQYRTNKAQLSAGVDTGKNYKQANVGVSGSLVAHGGGVTFGSEQGETMALIEAKGAAGARVNNSSTAVIDSSGYALVPGLVPYHQNDMSIDPKNIDDSVELESTSQMIAPRYGAIARVQYATVSGTPVLLHVTRDDGKSLPMGAQVEDGQGNYLTMVGQGGRLFIRTDKNQGELVIRWGNKKLESCRVDYVLPAVNPKQPGYMQMDSSCTVQ from the coding sequence ATGTTTGAACTCAGCCTTCTGCGTACGTGGATCAAGGCGCAGCGCCCCCGTTCCTGCATGTTGCTTATGGCCACGCTAACCCCCTGCGTGGTGCTGGCAGATGACGACGAACAAGTCGACTTCAACCCTAGCTTCATGACTGATAGCCAGGGCCGGTTGATGGACGTTTCTGCTTTCAAAAACGGCAACCCGCTTACCCCCGGGACCTACCGCACCGACATTTACCTCAACGGTAAATGGCAGGGGCGTGAGCCATTGATCATCACCAAGGAGCGTGCTGGCGCTGCGGCGCATTTTTGCTTCAAGCTCGACGACCTCAAGCGGTGGGGCTTGAACCTCGACTCGCTGCCCAACCAAGAGATGTTGGCTTCGCTGCTGAACGATATCGGTTGCGTCGAGCTGTCACGCCTGGCGCCAGATATCCACGTCGATGTGGACATGAGTGAATTGCGCGCAGATTTGACCATCTCCCAGGCTTACCTTAAGCGGATTTCACGCGGTTACGTGGACCCCCAGAACTGGGACAGCGGCGTGAACGCAGCCTTTGTGAACTACAACTCCAACCTGTACCAGAGCGAGGCCCAGGGTGTAGCCAGTACTCAGTCTTATGTGGGATTGAACACAGGCATCAACGTGGACGAGTGGCGCTTGCGTCATAACGGTTCCTACAGTTACAACCGTTCCGCCCGCAGCGCTTCGCAGAGTGGCTACACGTCCAACAGCAGCTACGTGCAACGTGACCTCACCGGGTTGAAGTCACAGATGACCCTTGGCCAGTACTACACCCCCGGCGAGCTGTTCGACAGCGTGCCGTTCAGTGGGGTGCAGGTCAGCAGCGATGATCGCATGCTGCCCGACTCCATGCGCGGTTTTGCTCCGCCTGTGCGTGGTGTGGCCGACACCAACGCCAAGGTCACCATCCGCCAGGGCGAGAGTATTCTCTACGAAACCACCGTGGCGCCGGGCCCTTTCGTGATTGATGACCTGTACAGCACCGGCTACTCGGGCGATCTGTCGGTGACCGTCACTGAGGCCGATGGGCGTGTTCGCTCATTCGTGGTGCCTTTCGCCTCCGTGGCGCAATTACTGCGCCCAGGCACGTCGCGCTTCAGCCTGACCGCCGGTAAGTACCGCGATGAGTTTTTGAGTAAAACGCCGGACTTCATTCAGGGCACGTATCAGCTCGGTGTGTCAGATAAGTGGAGCGCCTACACCGGCAGCATCATCGCCGAACGCTACATGGCTGTGCAGGGCGGTGCAGCCTGGAGTACGCCGTGGGGGGCAATGGCACTGGACGTGACGGAGTCCCAAGCCAGCGATTTGGCGAAGACCCAAGCAAACACCAATACAACCATGCGCGGTCGCAGCTATCGGCTGACCTACAGCAAACTGCTGGACGCGACCCAGACCAACTTCACTGTGGCCGCCTACCGCTTTTCCAGCGAGGGCTACCTGAATTTCAGCGACTACGCCCAACTGCAAAGCGGCGATAGCGCTTCAGGGTACCGTCAGCGCAGTCGTTTTCAGATCAACGTCAATCAGCCCTTGGGCAGCGGTCGCGGCAGTGTTTACTTCACCGGCTCGGCACAGAACTATTGGAACACCGAACAGCGTAGCAACGTGACATATCAGGCGGGGTACAACAATGGTTATAACTGGGGCTCATTCAACCTCAGTGCCAGCCGTACCCGCGACTATCAAGGCGCGTTTGACACTCAATATCTGGTCGGTTTCAACATTCCGTTCGGCCGCACCCGCTCCAATTACGTCAGCACCACTATGCGCTATGCCGACAATGGCAACAGCAATACCCAAGTCAACCTGGGCGGCAGCGCGGGCGATGACAACCGGTTGAACTACAACGTTTACGGCTCGGCAGACAAAAACGCGGGAGCCTCTACCACGAGTGCAGGCTCTACCGTGCAGTACCGTACGAATAAAGCCCAACTCAGTGCTGGCGTTGACACAGGCAAAAACTACAAACAGGCCAACGTGGGTGTCAGCGGCAGCCTGGTGGCCCATGGGGGCGGGGTGACGTTCGGTTCAGAGCAAGGTGAAACCATGGCACTGATCGAAGCCAAAGGCGCCGCCGGGGCACGGGTCAATAACAGCTCGACTGCCGTGATCGACAGCAGTGGTTATGCATTGGTACCGGGATTGGTGCCTTATCACCAGAACGACATGTCTATCGATCCCAAAAACATCGATGACTCGGTTGAGCTCGAAAGCACCTCGCAAATGATCGCACCGCGTTACGGGGCCATTGCGCGGGTGCAATACGCGACTGTCTCCGGCACGCCAGTGCTGCTGCACGTCACCCGTGACGACGGCAAAAGCCTGCCGATGGGGGCCCAGGTTGAAGACGGTCAGGGCAACTACCTGACCATGGTGGGCCAGGGTGGACGGCTGTTCATTCGTACTGATAAGAACCAGGGTGAGTTAGTGATCCGTTGGGGTAACAAGAAGCTTGAGAGCTGTCGTGTCGATTATGTTCTGCCCGCCGTGAATCCTAAACAGCCAGGCTACATGCAGATGGACAGCTCATGTACAGTGCAATGA
- a CDS encoding fimbrial protein encodes MKVLMSKSKLWFYATVFGVFALSSSALKAECTISKEPVTFIVNVPSTLNIPRDTPIGTEVYRSPLIALPGSPSFTCGNYDYSFSGYNSVGGTPASGPSPLGTSGLAWQMVANGFLQSPYPKSTAYTGTFNIKNAGIRIYKIGEVDFTALDSGTLGAFLIGGKPLFYLATSNAITPAVSSCTTPSINVPLGKQYSSKFKGVGSTIGEKTFSIQLNNCPAGINSISYRLDPVNTALDARNGILALDPGGATGVGIKVTDSNGAPVGLGQTFNFLKNVSAGNYNIPLKAAYYKTSDTVVGGAANASMQFTITYQ; translated from the coding sequence ATGAAAGTATTGATGTCTAAATCGAAGTTGTGGTTCTATGCTACAGTATTTGGAGTTTTTGCCTTAAGCTCAAGTGCTTTGAAGGCTGAATGCACAATCTCCAAAGAGCCTGTTACATTCATTGTCAATGTACCATCCACCCTGAATATCCCTAGAGATACACCGATCGGAACCGAGGTATATCGCTCGCCCCTTATAGCCCTGCCTGGCTCGCCATCATTTACATGTGGTAATTATGATTACAGTTTTAGTGGTTATAACAGTGTCGGTGGGACGCCCGCTAGCGGCCCATCGCCTTTAGGTACATCAGGGCTGGCTTGGCAGATGGTAGCTAACGGTTTTCTTCAATCGCCATATCCCAAGAGTACTGCATATACCGGAACTTTTAATATTAAAAATGCGGGTATTAGAATATACAAGATTGGAGAAGTTGACTTTACTGCTTTGGATTCGGGAACTTTGGGGGCCTTTTTGATTGGTGGGAAGCCATTGTTTTATCTTGCAACGTCCAATGCTATTACTCCTGCTGTATCTAGCTGCACAACCCCCTCAATAAATGTTCCTCTTGGAAAGCAATATAGCAGTAAATTCAAAGGTGTTGGTTCCACCATCGGTGAAAAAACTTTTAGTATTCAGCTCAATAATTGCCCTGCAGGTATTAATAGCATCAGTTATCGACTTGATCCGGTCAATACCGCGTTAGACGCCCGAAACGGAATCCTTGCACTTGATCCCGGTGGCGCTACAGGCGTAGGTATCAAAGTTACGGATAGTAACGGCGCGCCCGTAGGCCTAGGGCAGACCTTTAATTTTCTAAAAAATGTAAGTGCTGGTAACTATAACATTCCTCTGAAAGCGGCCTACTATAAAACCTCCGACACGGTGGTGGGTGGTGCTGCCAATGCGTCTATGCAATTTACCATTACATATCAATGA
- a CDS encoding ATP-binding protein produces MKHASLRLDKLAQSSQRLNKALLLLTGLALLLSSSCYWVVSRLLDAEQEKVAFHFARVVEIIHEHEAFLRNVATGYSRSHAPPLPSVQSTEVVELQRDAGQVVLQAKGFALSLPFTLSHAAGFTADDTRRALAFGVQLSDYYGSYWASSFYASPQLFVFTPNDEASLAVPGIGGLRQHQPLLREQYRGVVSRLHQLQQSQSLLLTDSRVRWMRAPLQLYKNSRSVVAMIGLDAPAALLPANQPQGMLSLAAVVDTSQVDEFERVLQLSVYNQFTLISPQGDVLLGSLGDEQMAPLGLSFNSQGLRFKMLSEGGEHWTGLYAISYQDFLRYAKWPLLGLGLTFLAAVLLGWWINHWYKTRIVSPAQRAQERLFESEAFNRIMLHNAPAGLCVVRRSDCQLLLENQRALQLGGTAQLVEVLRTNDGPDTPGEMCLAVQGRYLQVVVVAARYEGEDVFLCGCNDITLHVDETLQLDLARQQATAANEAKTVFLATMSHEIRTPLYGVLGNLELMALTDMSERQRQYLEIIQGSSTVLFQLISNVLDVSKIESGQMAVEAAPFGPHQLVEESVLGFTATARNKGLQIDAEIDPQAPLQLLGDAGRIRQILHNLLGNAIKFTESGRVRLRLTVQELLEDQVALQWQVTDTGVGIPEKALDQLFKPFYQVAGGQDGNGAGLGLSICSRLSELMGGTMRVVSEPGLGSSFSLFITLPIVSSSESVASSVLAEPCLDAPCLNVRVLVAEDNPVSQAVLQEQLEALGAKATVARDGKHALQIWGSQPFDLVITDINMPRLNGYDLARALREQGVQVPIIGVTANALREEGERCLAVGMNAWVVKPLSMNMLRQALMSHCRRATALAVPTPDHDHDREGWIELSPAMRQLMGDTLLVDVQQIEQGLVAGDSTLVCQRLHSLNGALASVHALALSSACQTWENSLYNRLLDRNTTSEIRVLCARLSKVAQCLLAESRNHYKEDE; encoded by the coding sequence ATGAAACATGCAAGTCTGCGTCTGGACAAACTGGCGCAAAGCTCTCAACGCTTGAACAAAGCCCTGTTGCTGCTCACCGGGCTGGCCCTGTTGCTGTCCAGTAGTTGCTATTGGGTGGTGTCGCGGTTGCTGGATGCGGAGCAGGAAAAGGTCGCGTTCCACTTCGCCCGCGTGGTGGAAATCATCCATGAGCACGAGGCGTTCCTGCGCAATGTGGCCACCGGCTACAGCCGCAGCCATGCGCCCCCGCTGCCTTCCGTGCAATCCACCGAAGTGGTGGAGTTGCAGCGTGACGCCGGGCAAGTGGTGTTGCAGGCCAAGGGTTTTGCCTTGTCGTTGCCGTTCACCTTGTCCCACGCGGCCGGGTTTACGGCGGATGACACGCGCCGGGCGCTGGCGTTTGGCGTGCAGTTGAGCGACTACTACGGCAGTTATTGGGCCAGCTCGTTTTATGCTTCGCCGCAGCTGTTCGTGTTTACCCCCAACGACGAGGCCAGCCTGGCCGTGCCCGGTATCGGCGGCCTGCGCCAGCACCAGCCATTGTTGCGTGAGCAGTACCGTGGGGTGGTGAGCCGCTTGCACCAGTTGCAGCAGAGCCAAAGCCTGCTGCTTACCGACAGCCGTGTGCGCTGGATGCGTGCGCCGTTGCAGTTGTATAAGAACAGCCGCAGCGTGGTGGCGATGATCGGCCTCGATGCGCCCGCCGCCCTCCTGCCTGCCAATCAACCGCAGGGAATGCTCAGCTTGGCGGCGGTGGTGGATACCTCGCAGGTCGATGAGTTCGAGCGGGTGCTGCAATTGTCGGTGTACAACCAGTTCACCCTGATTTCGCCGCAGGGCGATGTGCTGCTCGGCAGCCTGGGCGATGAACAGATGGCGCCGCTGGGCCTGAGCTTCAACAGCCAGGGCTTGCGCTTCAAGATGCTCAGCGAAGGCGGCGAACATTGGACCGGCTTGTACGCGATCAGCTATCAGGATTTCCTGCGCTACGCCAAGTGGCCGCTGCTGGGCCTGGGCCTGACGTTCCTCGCCGCGGTATTGCTAGGCTGGTGGATCAACCATTGGTACAAGACCCGTATCGTTAGCCCGGCCCAGCGCGCACAGGAGCGTTTGTTCGAGAGTGAAGCCTTCAACCGCATCATGCTGCACAACGCCCCGGCGGGCCTGTGCGTGGTGCGGCGTAGCGACTGCCAGTTGCTGCTGGAAAACCAGCGTGCCCTGCAATTGGGTGGCACCGCGCAACTGGTCGAGGTACTCAGGACCAACGACGGCCCGGACACACCCGGCGAGATGTGCCTGGCGGTGCAGGGGCGTTACCTGCAGGTCGTGGTGGTCGCCGCGCGCTACGAGGGCGAGGACGTATTCCTCTGCGGCTGCAACGACATCACCCTGCACGTGGATGAAACTCTGCAGCTGGACCTGGCCCGCCAGCAAGCCACTGCGGCCAACGAGGCCAAGACCGTGTTCCTGGCGACCATGAGCCACGAGATCCGCACGCCCTTGTATGGTGTGCTGGGCAATCTGGAGTTGATGGCCTTGACCGACATGAGCGAGCGCCAGCGCCAGTACCTGGAAATTATCCAGGGCTCCTCCACTGTGCTGTTCCAACTGATCAGCAACGTACTGGACGTGTCGAAGATCGAGTCCGGGCAAATGGCCGTGGAAGCTGCGCCGTTCGGTCCGCACCAATTGGTCGAAGAATCGGTGCTGGGCTTCACCGCCACGGCGCGCAACAAAGGCCTGCAGATCGATGCAGAAATCGATCCGCAAGCGCCGCTGCAACTGCTCGGCGATGCAGGGCGCATCCGCCAGATCCTGCATAACCTGTTGGGCAATGCGATCAAGTTCACCGAGTCCGGGCGCGTGCGTCTGCGCCTGACCGTGCAAGAGCTGCTCGAGGACCAGGTGGCGCTGCAATGGCAGGTCACCGACACCGGCGTGGGCATTCCGGAGAAGGCCCTGGACCAATTGTTCAAACCCTTCTATCAAGTGGCGGGCGGCCAGGACGGTAACGGCGCGGGCCTGGGCTTGTCGATCTGTTCGCGCCTGAGCGAATTGATGGGCGGCACCATGCGTGTGGTCAGTGAGCCGGGCCTGGGCAGCAGTTTCTCGTTGTTTATCACCTTGCCGATCGTCAGCAGCAGCGAGTCGGTGGCCAGCTCGGTACTCGCGGAACCATGCCTGGATGCGCCATGCCTGAACGTGCGCGTGCTGGTGGCCGAAGACAACCCGGTCAGCCAGGCGGTCCTGCAGGAGCAACTTGAAGCCCTGGGCGCCAAGGCCACGGTGGCGCGAGATGGCAAGCATGCGTTGCAGATCTGGGGTTCGCAGCCGTTCGACCTGGTTATCACCGACATCAACATGCCGCGCCTCAACGGCTACGACCTGGCCCGCGCCCTGCGCGAGCAAGGCGTGCAGGTGCCGATCATCGGCGTCACCGCCAACGCCCTGCGTGAAGAGGGCGAGCGCTGCCTGGCGGTGGGTATGAATGCCTGGGTGGTCAAGCCGCTTAGCATGAACATGCTGCGCCAGGCCTTGATGTCGCACTGTCGCCGCGCGACGGCCCTGGCCGTGCCGACGCCAGACCACGATCACGACCGCGAAGGCTGGATCGAGCTGTCCCCGGCCATGCGTCAGCTGATGGGCGACACCTTGCTGGTCGATGTGCAACAGATCGAGCAGGGCCTGGTCGCCGGCGATTCCACCCTCGTTTGCCAGCGCCTGCACAGCCTCAACGGAGCGTTGGCCAGTGTGCACGCGCTAGCTCTATCCAGTGCGTGTCAGACATGGGAAAACTCGTTGTACAACCGGTTGCTTGACCGTAATACCACCAGCGAGATCCGGGTTTTGTGCGCACGGCTTTCTAAGGTGGCTCAATGTTTGTTGGCCGAGTCGAGAAATCATTATAAAGAGGATGAGTGA
- a CDS encoding molecular chaperone translates to MKTCLVCRAAMVLGGLLLLSAINTASANVVIAGTRVVYPANEREITIKLDNAGNEPALVQAWVDSGNADSRADQANAPFLLMPPVARISPQRSQTLRMTYTRDPLPQDVESVFWLNVLDVPPLPKSADNNFMQVAFRSRIKVFFRPEGLKGYAEDTPEAVIWKLVPNGEGFALRGTNPTVFSASYNKTELLIGGKTYSSKGGMIPARGVFEFPLEGLQARPQGSATVRYEWVNDYGSAKSVETKLGN, encoded by the coding sequence ATGAAAACCTGTCTTGTTTGTCGTGCCGCAATGGTGCTTGGCGGTTTGCTTCTGCTCAGTGCGATAAACACTGCTTCGGCCAATGTGGTAATTGCCGGTACTCGCGTGGTGTATCCCGCCAATGAGCGCGAAATCACCATCAAGTTGGATAACGCTGGCAATGAACCCGCGCTGGTACAGGCGTGGGTCGACAGTGGTAATGCGGACTCACGAGCCGATCAGGCCAATGCCCCTTTTCTGTTGATGCCGCCTGTGGCGCGCATTTCTCCTCAACGTTCGCAAACACTGCGGATGACCTACACCCGTGATCCGTTGCCGCAGGATGTGGAGTCTGTGTTCTGGCTAAACGTATTGGACGTCCCACCGCTGCCCAAAAGTGCCGATAACAACTTTATGCAGGTGGCGTTCCGATCGCGCATCAAGGTGTTCTTCCGGCCGGAAGGCTTGAAGGGTTATGCCGAGGACACCCCTGAGGCAGTGATCTGGAAGCTGGTCCCGAATGGCGAAGGTTTTGCTTTGCGTGGCACTAACCCGACGGTATTCAGCGCTTCGTACAACAAAACCGAACTATTGATTGGCGGCAAAACCTACAGCAGCAAAGGTGGAATGATTCCGGCCAGAGGCGTCTTCGAATTCCCGTTGGAAGGTCTGCAAGCTCGCCCGCAGGGCAGCGCCACTGTTCGTTACGAATGGGTCAACGACTACGGCTCGGCCAAGTCGGTTGAGACCAAGCTGGGCAATTAA
- a CDS encoding response regulator — MRKISVVIADDHAIVVFGVREIVRRDSRYQLVGEAVNSSELVAQLSIHRPQVLITDFNMPGDDNYGDGFKLVEYILRHFPETKVLVLTMVSNNLILTRLQELGVAGVIQKSHLHGEVERALSAFISDGTFHADAAKPLLYNASSVQERFQNLSPREMEVLRLFVTGMTVSDIARQVSRSNKTVSAQKVAAMRKLGVDSDQALLTYCIEARQFQ, encoded by the coding sequence ATGCGGAAAATAAGCGTTGTGATTGCTGATGATCACGCAATTGTAGTTTTCGGGGTGCGAGAGATTGTACGGCGTGATTCTCGCTATCAACTGGTTGGCGAGGCTGTCAATTCCAGTGAACTGGTCGCGCAACTGAGCATTCATCGGCCACAAGTGTTGATCACCGATTTCAATATGCCTGGCGACGACAACTATGGCGACGGCTTCAAGCTTGTTGAGTACATCCTGCGCCACTTTCCCGAAACAAAGGTGCTTGTGCTAACCATGGTGTCCAACAACCTTATTCTCACTCGCTTGCAAGAACTGGGCGTGGCGGGGGTAATACAGAAGAGCCACCTGCATGGAGAGGTTGAAAGAGCATTGAGTGCATTTATTTCCGATGGCACCTTTCATGCTGACGCGGCCAAACCGTTGCTATACAACGCATCCAGTGTGCAAGAGCGCTTTCAAAATCTTTCGCCGCGTGAGATGGAAGTGCTTCGTTTATTCGTGACAGGCATGACTGTCAGCGACATTGCGCGGCAGGTGAGCCGCAGCAACAAGACCGTGAGCGCGCAGAAAGTCGCCGCCATGCGCAAGCTGGGCGTGGACAGTGACCAAGCGCTGCTGACCTATTGCATCGAGGCCCGGCAGTTTCAGTAA
- a CDS encoding EAL domain-containing protein, with translation MSAYRVLIVEDHPFQHEYLINVFQAAGGFDVDVVWDGASALQRLARQRYDLLLSDLMMPGMDGVQLIQQLARLQAPPALALMSVASRRMLVGAGQVAGNLGLTVAGLISKPVREPQVRTLRDCLDKLAEQVRAPCCHRGLSLARENLVRALGNGEIQAWFQPKKSLHDGRIVGAEALARWVHPVEGLLLPREFLGEIERLGLETRLLTCILAQTLTAQAQWAQLGYRLPVSINLPTHLLDECDLVDRLLAQVQQGDAEPRQITFELMESSTTQLPSNYYAGACRLRMMGFGLAQDDFGKGFSSYFNLVSTPFNEVKIDRSLVHGCAENESLASALQSIVELGRKLGLTTIAEGAETQADLAVLRRIRCDQVQGFLISQGVTADKFSALLIEDGPAPALI, from the coding sequence GTGAGTGCCTACCGCGTGCTCATCGTGGAGGACCATCCCTTTCAGCATGAGTACTTGATCAACGTGTTCCAGGCCGCCGGCGGCTTTGACGTCGACGTGGTCTGGGATGGCGCCAGCGCCTTGCAGCGCCTGGCTCGCCAGCGCTATGACCTGTTGCTCAGCGACCTGATGATGCCGGGGATGGACGGCGTGCAGTTGATCCAGCAACTGGCGCGCCTCCAGGCCCCGCCGGCCCTGGCGCTGATGAGCGTGGCGTCACGGCGCATGCTGGTCGGCGCGGGGCAGGTGGCGGGCAACCTGGGCCTGACCGTGGCCGGTTTGATCTCCAAGCCAGTGCGTGAGCCGCAAGTGCGCACCCTGCGCGATTGCCTCGACAAACTCGCCGAACAGGTCCGCGCGCCGTGCTGCCATCGCGGTCTCAGCCTGGCGCGGGAGAACCTAGTGCGGGCCTTGGGCAACGGCGAAATCCAGGCCTGGTTCCAACCAAAAAAATCCCTGCATGACGGGCGCATCGTCGGCGCCGAAGCCCTGGCGCGCTGGGTGCACCCGGTTGAAGGGCTGTTGCTGCCGAGAGAGTTCCTCGGCGAAATCGAGCGCCTCGGCCTGGAAACCCGGCTGCTGACCTGCATCCTCGCCCAGACCCTGACCGCCCAGGCCCAGTGGGCGCAGCTCGGTTATCGGCTGCCGGTGTCGATCAATCTGCCCACCCACTTGCTCGACGAATGCGACCTGGTCGACCGCCTGCTGGCCCAGGTGCAGCAGGGCGATGCCGAGCCGCGACAAATTACCTTCGAGCTGATGGAAAGCTCCACCACACAGTTGCCCAGCAACTACTACGCTGGAGCATGCCGCCTGCGCATGATGGGCTTTGGCCTGGCACAGGACGATTTCGGCAAGGGTTTCAGCTCCTATTTCAATCTGGTCTCCACGCCGTTCAACGAAGTGAAGATCGACCGTTCGCTGGTGCATGGCTGCGCCGAGAACGAGAGCCTGGCCTCGGCGTTGCAGAGCATCGTCGAGCTGGGCCGAAAGCTGGGGCTGACCACCATTGCCGAGGGCGCCGAGACCCAGGCGGATTTGGCGGTGTTGCGGCGTATACGCTGCGACCAGGTGCAAGGCTTCCTGATCTCTCAGGGCGTGACGGCAGATAAATTCAGTGCGTTGCTGATCGAAGATGGCCCTGCGCCAGCACTTATCTGA